A genome region from Hymenobacter tibetensis includes the following:
- a CDS encoding PAS domain-containing protein has product MPDSSTPLPSESSAPDELLHVLMEVSLTGFILFRPVYAPDGQTMTDLAYVRLNPAAQRMLQLPEQPAQTFLTLYPNAKDAGIFDFYRSSFETGKADRYNLNYQHDKLDNYFHLAAQRSGGLLVVSFSDTSDQDRSAVEQALRESQAREQEARADAERQRQQLHSILMQAPAMICIFEGPEHVFKLVNPLYQQLVGERPLLGMPIAVAMPELAGQPIFGLLDSVYRTGETFYAHEMLVQIDHDNSGSLGENYYNFIYQATRNLEGVVDGILVLAYEVTAQVKARRGIERNEAQLQRLNQQLEAANQALMLTAQTTEVAQAEAEEQRQRLFHILEELPASIATFRGPDHMYQLVNPRYQQLFPKRRLHGRTFREAMPDLEGQQFFELFDQVYQTGEMFSGVEIETWVDTTNTGHLEQRYYNLFLQALRDADGTVNGILNFAYDVTEQVQSRQQVEQSRQQVEQLNTELASANEELSAANEEIRANMAELQLTEQALLELNIDLESRVLERTQQVQQVQNEVERQRARLERFFMQAPAAICVLDGPDLVFELVNPEYQRLFLGRKLEGRPILEAMPEIRGHAVYQTLRQVYQTGETHQEPALLIPMQRSTDGVLEDRYFNYIQQARYNEQGQIDGILVFAFEITEQVLDRQRIDALQAEVLSGLQRIAQERETFYQVFEQTPACIVLLRGPEHRVEYHNEAYQQLFPNREMRGRTIAEIQPDALAQGFVALLDNVYQTGETFYGNELQLVIDQPGNRPPKVNYFNFTYQAYRENGQIVGISVFAYEVGEQVLARQQREQNQRRLQLITDALPVLIGYIDHEEKYQFVNRGYEIWFKRNPEDMLGRPVREVLGDRAYHEVKPYVDRAMAGERLDFETRMFYRDDFIRYIRTNYVPDRQDGKVVGFYSMVADVTDQVLSRQQVQDLNEELAAINEELQATNEELSDTNQQLTRTNVDLDNFIYTASHDLRAPIANIEGLLHALLQHLPEMGAADEQVLPILEMMQGAVERFQKTIHHLTDVTKLQKEQIQPSQTVDLAAVAQEVRLDLAPLLESTQARFEVDVDQCPTISFSQKNLRSVVYNLLSNALKYYSPDRTPHVRLRCFQVEGFSVLEVQDNGLGLNEAQQVRLFGMFQRLHDHVEGTGIGLYMVKRMVENVGGHIRVQSTLGVGTTFSVFFPR; this is encoded by the coding sequence ATGCCCGATTCTAGTACTCCGCTGCCTTCCGAATCATCTGCGCCCGACGAGTTGCTACACGTTCTGATGGAGGTGTCCTTGACAGGCTTTATCTTGTTCCGGCCCGTGTACGCGCCCGATGGCCAGACCATGACGGACTTGGCCTATGTGCGCCTCAACCCGGCCGCCCAGCGGATGTTGCAGTTGCCCGAACAGCCCGCGCAGACGTTTCTAACTTTATATCCAAACGCGAAGGACGCTGGTATTTTCGACTTCTATCGGTCCAGCTTTGAAACGGGCAAAGCGGACAGATACAACCTAAACTACCAGCACGATAAGCTCGATAATTATTTTCATCTGGCGGCCCAACGCAGCGGGGGCCTGCTAGTCGTCAGCTTTTCGGATACTTCCGACCAAGACCGTTCGGCTGTAGAGCAGGCGCTCCGTGAAAGCCAAGCCCGCGAGCAAGAAGCCCGCGCCGACGCCGAACGGCAACGTCAGCAGTTGCACAGCATTTTGATGCAGGCTCCGGCCATGATTTGCATTTTCGAAGGGCCCGAGCACGTGTTCAAGCTGGTTAATCCGCTGTACCAACAATTGGTGGGAGAACGGCCATTGCTGGGTATGCCCATTGCAGTGGCGATGCCCGAGCTAGCTGGGCAGCCCATCTTCGGCCTGCTCGACAGCGTGTACCGTACGGGCGAAACGTTTTATGCCCACGAAATGCTGGTGCAAATCGACCACGACAATTCCGGCAGCCTAGGCGAGAACTATTACAATTTCATCTACCAGGCAACGCGCAACCTAGAGGGAGTTGTTGACGGAATCTTGGTGCTTGCCTACGAAGTGACGGCGCAAGTGAAAGCACGGCGCGGCATCGAGCGCAACGAGGCGCAGCTTCAGCGGCTAAACCAGCAGCTGGAAGCCGCCAATCAGGCGCTGATGCTTACGGCCCAGACCACGGAAGTAGCGCAAGCCGAGGCCGAAGAGCAACGCCAGCGCCTCTTCCATATTTTGGAAGAACTACCCGCTAGTATCGCCACCTTTCGCGGGCCCGACCACATGTATCAGCTGGTTAATCCGCGCTACCAGCAGCTGTTTCCAAAGCGTAGGCTTCACGGCCGGACCTTCCGCGAAGCTATGCCCGATCTGGAAGGCCAACAGTTCTTTGAGCTCTTCGACCAAGTATACCAGACTGGGGAGATGTTCAGTGGCGTTGAAATCGAGACGTGGGTGGACACTACCAATACCGGCCACCTAGAACAGCGCTACTACAACCTGTTTCTACAAGCTCTGCGCGACGCAGACGGTACCGTCAACGGCATCCTCAACTTTGCCTACGACGTGACCGAACAGGTGCAGAGCCGCCAGCAGGTCGAGCAGAGCCGCCAGCAAGTGGAACAACTAAACACTGAATTGGCTAGTGCCAACGAAGAGTTGTCTGCGGCCAACGAAGAAATCAGGGCCAATATGGCCGAGTTGCAGCTCACGGAGCAGGCCTTGCTCGAACTTAACATCGACTTGGAGAGCCGCGTACTGGAGCGCACCCAGCAAGTACAACAGGTCCAAAATGAGGTGGAGCGGCAGCGGGCCCGCTTAGAGCGGTTCTTTATGCAGGCACCCGCTGCCATCTGTGTGTTGGACGGGCCCGATTTGGTGTTTGAACTAGTGAACCCAGAGTATCAGCGGCTCTTTCTGGGGCGAAAACTGGAAGGCAGGCCCATATTGGAAGCCATGCCAGAAATCCGGGGCCATGCGGTGTATCAAACACTCCGGCAGGTATATCAAACCGGCGAAACGCACCAAGAACCGGCGCTGCTTATTCCCATGCAGCGCTCCACCGATGGGGTACTGGAAGACCGGTATTTCAACTACATTCAGCAGGCCCGCTACAATGAGCAGGGCCAGATAGATGGAATTCTGGTATTTGCCTTTGAAATAACGGAGCAGGTGCTGGACCGCCAGCGAATCGATGCCTTGCAAGCCGAGGTGCTGAGCGGATTGCAGCGCATTGCCCAGGAACGCGAAACGTTCTATCAAGTATTCGAGCAGACGCCGGCTTGTATTGTGCTGTTGCGCGGGCCAGAACACCGGGTTGAATACCACAACGAAGCGTATCAGCAGCTGTTTCCGAACCGTGAAATGCGGGGACGTACCATCGCCGAAATCCAGCCGGATGCGCTTGCGCAGGGATTTGTGGCCCTGCTTGACAACGTGTACCAGACGGGCGAAACGTTCTATGGCAACGAGTTGCAGCTCGTCATCGACCAGCCAGGCAACCGGCCTCCTAAAGTCAACTACTTTAATTTTACGTACCAGGCTTACCGGGAAAATGGGCAGATAGTGGGCATTTCGGTGTTTGCCTACGAAGTGGGGGAGCAGGTGTTGGCCCGCCAGCAGCGCGAGCAAAACCAGCGGCGGCTCCAACTCATTACCGACGCCTTGCCCGTGCTGATCGGGTACATCGACCACGAAGAAAAATACCAGTTTGTAAACCGGGGCTACGAAATCTGGTTCAAGCGCAACCCCGAAGACATGCTGGGGCGCCCAGTTCGGGAGGTGCTCGGCGACAGGGCGTACCACGAGGTGAAACCGTACGTCGACCGGGCCATGGCTGGGGAGCGACTCGACTTCGAAACGCGCATGTTTTACCGCGACGATTTCATCCGCTACATCCGCACCAACTACGTCCCCGACCGCCAAGACGGCAAAGTGGTGGGCTTCTACTCCATGGTTGCCGACGTCACCGACCAGGTGCTTAGCCGCCAGCAGGTGCAAGATTTGAACGAGGAACTAGCGGCCATCAACGAAGAACTGCAAGCCACCAACGAAGAGCTGTCCGACACCAACCAGCAACTCACGCGCACTAATGTCGACCTCGACAACTTCATTTACACAGCTTCCCACGATTTGCGGGCTCCCATTGCCAATATCGAAGGCCTGTTGCATGCGCTCCTGCAGCATTTGCCCGAAATGGGGGCTGCCGATGAGCAGGTGTTGCCCATTCTGGAAATGATGCAGGGCGCGGTGGAGCGGTTCCAAAAAACCATCCACCACCTAACCGACGTTACGAAACTGCAAAAAGAGCAGATCCAGCCTTCCCAGACCGTGGACCTGGCTGCCGTAGCCCAGGAAGTACGCTTGGATCTGGCTCCGCTGCTGGAGTCGACCCAGGCCCGGTTCGAGGTGGATGTAGATCAGTGTCCAACCATTTCTTTCTCGCAGAAAAATCTGCGAAGCGTGGTGTACAACCTGCTTAGCAACGCGCTGAAATATTACTCGCCCGACCGGACCCCACACGTGCGGCTTCGTTGCTTCCAAGTGGAGGGCTTTTCGGTGCTGGAAGTGCAAGACAACGGTCTTGGCCTCAACGAAGCGCAGCAAGTCCGGCTTTTTGGCATGTTTCAGCGGCTCCACGACCATGTAGAGGGTACCGGTATCGGGCTGTACATGGTGAAGCGAATGGTGGAAAACGTGGGAGGCCACATCCGAGTGCAAAGCACATTGGGCGTGGGGACAACATTTAGTGTATTTTTTCCGCGGTAA
- the leuS gene encoding leucine--tRNA ligase — translation MPGYSPQEIEKKWQAHWQAHHTFKADNSSDKPKFYALDMFPYPSGAGLHVGHPLGYIASDIVSRYKRLRGYNVLHPMGFDSFGLPAEQYAIQTGQHPAVTTEKNIDTYIRQLSSLGFSYDWSREIRTSDPAYYKWTQWIFLKLFNSWYNLDTNRAEPLKTLLDKFAENGSEGIRAAGDDEERHSFTAGQWQMMSEKQRLTAVHPYRLAYQQDTFVNWCAGLGTVLSNDEVKDGLSERGGFPVERRLMPQWNLRITAYADRLLQGLDTLDWPDAVKEMQRNWIGRSIGAEVTFPVQHHASAQIKVYTTRVDTIYGATFLVLAPEHELVKELTTPEQQQTITDYIDATKRRSERDRMADVKAVSGAFTGAYALNPVSNEPVPIWIADYVLAGYGTGAVMAVPSGDQRDYLFAKHFDLPIVQVTDAQQGLDEQADPTKEGRYINSGIIDGLGYKEATAKLIAFLEEKGLGKGKTNFRIRDAIFGRQRYWGEPIPIYYKDGVAYGVAEADLPLVLPEIDEYKPTETGEPPLGRAKDWKYKDQYDYELSTMPGWAGSSWYYLRYMDPHNAERFVGEEAEKYWQNVDLYLGGAEHATGHLLYSRFWHLFLKDLGLVSAPEPFQKLINQGMILGRSNFVYRINGTNTFVTLGKKDQHQTTALHVDVNIVHNDVLDTEAFKKSRPDYNSAEFILEDDGRYVSGWEVEKMSKAKFNVVNPDVLVSQYGADALRVYEMFLGPLEQFKPWNTNGMSGVGGFLKKFWRLYHPADGAFAVTDEAPKPAELKALHKAIKKVEEDIERFSFNTTVSALMITVNELTALECHKRAILEPLVVILSPYAPHLAEELWQLLGHEAGSISSATYPEFKEEFLVEDTVNYPVAINGKVREQLQFAATATAADIEAAVLGSDFLARFGDGKTAKKVIVVPGRMVNVVV, via the coding sequence ATGCCCGGTTACAGTCCCCAGGAAATCGAGAAGAAGTGGCAGGCCCACTGGCAAGCGCACCATACGTTTAAGGCGGACAACAGTTCCGACAAGCCGAAATTCTACGCGCTGGACATGTTTCCGTACCCCAGCGGCGCAGGCCTGCACGTCGGGCACCCGCTCGGCTACATTGCCTCTGATATTGTGTCGCGCTACAAGCGCCTGCGCGGCTACAACGTGCTGCACCCCATGGGCTTCGACTCGTTTGGCTTGCCCGCCGAGCAGTACGCCATCCAGACTGGTCAGCACCCGGCCGTTACCACCGAAAAGAACATCGACACCTACATCCGGCAGCTTAGCTCGCTGGGGTTCAGCTACGATTGGAGCCGCGAAATCCGCACCTCCGACCCCGCCTACTACAAGTGGACGCAGTGGATTTTCCTGAAGCTGTTCAATAGCTGGTACAACCTCGACACCAACCGCGCCGAGCCTCTTAAAACCCTGCTCGACAAGTTTGCCGAAAACGGCAGCGAAGGTATCCGGGCGGCCGGCGACGACGAGGAGCGGCACAGCTTCACGGCCGGTCAGTGGCAGATGATGAGCGAAAAGCAGCGCCTTACGGCCGTGCATCCCTACCGCCTCGCCTACCAGCAAGACACCTTCGTGAACTGGTGCGCCGGCCTAGGCACGGTGCTGTCCAACGACGAAGTGAAAGACGGCCTGTCAGAACGCGGCGGCTTCCCCGTGGAGCGCCGCTTGATGCCGCAGTGGAACCTACGCATCACCGCCTATGCCGACCGTCTGCTCCAAGGCCTCGATACGCTCGACTGGCCCGATGCCGTGAAGGAAATGCAGCGCAACTGGATTGGCCGCAGCATTGGGGCCGAAGTGACGTTCCCGGTGCAACACCACGCCAGTGCCCAAATCAAGGTATATACCACCCGCGTGGACACCATCTACGGCGCGACGTTCCTGGTGCTGGCGCCTGAGCACGAGCTGGTGAAAGAACTGACCACGCCAGAGCAGCAACAGACGATTACCGACTACATCGACGCCACCAAACGCCGCTCGGAGCGCGACCGGATGGCCGACGTAAAGGCCGTTTCGGGTGCTTTCACGGGGGCGTATGCTCTCAATCCGGTGTCTAATGAGCCCGTGCCGATCTGGATTGCCGATTACGTGCTGGCGGGTTATGGCACCGGCGCCGTAATGGCCGTGCCCTCCGGCGACCAGCGCGACTACCTGTTTGCCAAGCACTTCGACCTGCCCATCGTGCAGGTAACCGATGCGCAGCAAGGCCTCGACGAGCAGGCTGACCCTACCAAGGAAGGCCGCTACATCAACTCCGGTATCATCGACGGCCTCGGCTATAAAGAAGCCACCGCCAAGCTCATTGCCTTCCTCGAAGAGAAAGGCCTCGGCAAAGGCAAAACCAACTTCCGTATTCGCGATGCCATTTTTGGTCGTCAGCGCTATTGGGGCGAGCCGATTCCGATCTACTACAAAGACGGCGTGGCCTACGGCGTAGCCGAAGCCGATTTGCCGCTGGTGCTGCCAGAAATCGACGAGTACAAGCCCACCGAAACCGGGGAGCCACCGCTGGGCCGCGCTAAAGACTGGAAGTACAAAGACCAGTACGACTACGAGCTGAGCACTATGCCCGGCTGGGCCGGCTCTAGCTGGTACTACCTGCGCTACATGGACCCGCACAACGCCGAGCGGTTTGTGGGCGAAGAAGCGGAGAAGTATTGGCAGAATGTGGACCTCTACCTCGGCGGCGCCGAACACGCTACTGGTCACCTGCTTTATTCCCGCTTCTGGCACCTTTTCCTCAAGGATTTGGGCCTCGTGTCAGCGCCCGAACCATTCCAGAAGCTCATCAACCAAGGCATGATCTTGGGCCGCTCGAACTTCGTGTACCGGATCAACGGCACTAACACGTTCGTTACGCTCGGTAAGAAAGACCAGCATCAAACCACTGCGCTCCATGTCGATGTGAACATTGTACACAACGATGTACTAGATACCGAAGCCTTTAAAAAGTCGCGCCCTGACTATAATAGCGCTGAGTTTATCCTCGAAGATGATGGCCGCTACGTAAGTGGTTGGGAAGTCGAGAAGATGTCGAAGGCCAAATTCAACGTGGTCAACCCCGACGTGCTGGTAAGCCAGTACGGGGCCGATGCGTTGCGCGTATACGAAATGTTCTTGGGGCCGCTGGAGCAGTTCAAGCCATGGAACACCAACGGCATGAGCGGCGTGGGCGGCTTCCTCAAGAAGTTCTGGCGTCTCTATCACCCTGCCGACGGCGCCTTTGCCGTAACCGACGAAGCCCCAAAACCAGCTGAATTGAAGGCCTTACACAAGGCCATCAAGAAGGTAGAAGAAGACATCGAGCGGTTCAGCTTCAACACCACCGTCAGCGCCTTGATGATTACGGTGAACGAGCTGACGGCCCTCGAATGCCACAAACGCGCCATTCTGGAACCGCTGGTGGTTATCCTTTCGCCCTACGCGCCGCACTTGGCGGAGGAGCTATGGCAGTTGCTCGGCCACGAAGCTGGTAGCATCAGTTCGGCCACGTACCCAGAGTTCAAAGAGGAATTCCTGGTGGAAGACACCGTCAACTACCCGGTAGCCATCAACGGCAAAGTGCGCGAGCAGCTCCAATTCGCTGCCACCGCCACCGCCGCCGACATTGAAGCCGCCGTGTTAGGCTCCGACTTCCTGGCTCGGTTCGGCGACGGCAAAACCGCCAAGAAGGTCATCGTGGTGCCTGGCCGCATGGTGAACGTGGTGGTATAA
- the chrA gene encoding chromate efflux transporter, with translation MTTLATPISKPTFAEALRFWLKLGFISFGGPAGQIAIMHTVLVEEKRWISDAKFLHALNYCMLLPGPEAQQLATYIGWLLHGTRGGLAAGILFVLPSAFILLALSLLYVTVGKLAALQGVFGGLKPAVVAIILLAVLKIGQKSLLTPLHYAVAAASFVSIFWLHVPFPLLILGAAVVALLARKFFPAPTATASAQAQATKQEDNYFLTTRTVVPGTGFSLPRLLRQFATAVGLWLLPLGMLYLCVPEFPFWRTLSSFFTQAALVTFGGAYAVLPHVAQVSVEKLQWLTQGQMLDGLALGETTPGPLIMVLAFVGFMGGYTHFGGSLGMGALALFTTSYYTFLPSFIFILMGAPLIERTQHNTQLKAVLGVITAAVVGVVLNLAVYLGQAVLFPAGRLGVAFLHWPSLVWLLVSLGALYRFKVNMILWIGISAAVGLLYYGLSAFSL, from the coding sequence ATGACAACACTGGCTACACCCATTTCCAAACCCACTTTTGCCGAGGCGTTGCGCTTCTGGCTGAAGCTAGGCTTTATCAGTTTCGGTGGACCAGCCGGCCAGATTGCCATCATGCACACGGTGCTGGTGGAAGAAAAGCGCTGGATTTCCGACGCCAAGTTTTTGCATGCTCTCAACTATTGTATGCTCCTACCCGGCCCCGAAGCCCAACAGCTAGCCACCTACATTGGCTGGCTGCTGCACGGCACCCGCGGTGGGCTGGCCGCGGGCATTCTGTTTGTGCTGCCGTCGGCCTTTATTTTACTGGCCTTGAGCTTGTTGTACGTGACGGTGGGCAAACTGGCGGCATTGCAAGGCGTGTTTGGCGGGCTCAAGCCAGCCGTAGTGGCCATTATTCTGCTGGCCGTGCTGAAGATCGGGCAGAAATCATTGCTGACGCCCCTGCACTACGCGGTGGCAGCGGCCAGCTTTGTGAGTATTTTCTGGCTGCACGTACCTTTCCCACTGCTTATTCTGGGGGCGGCAGTGGTGGCGCTGCTGGCTCGCAAGTTTTTCCCGGCTCCAACTGCTACTGCCTCTGCGCAAGCGCAGGCAACCAAACAGGAAGACAACTACTTCCTGACTACGCGCACAGTGGTGCCGGGCACTGGGTTTTCGCTGCCGCGGCTGTTGCGCCAGTTTGCAACGGCCGTGGGGTTGTGGCTGCTACCCTTGGGCATGCTGTACCTATGCGTGCCTGAGTTCCCGTTTTGGCGTACTCTCAGCTCGTTTTTCACCCAGGCTGCTTTGGTGACATTTGGGGGAGCCTACGCGGTGCTACCGCACGTGGCGCAAGTAAGCGTGGAGAAGCTGCAATGGCTCACGCAAGGCCAGATGCTGGATGGGCTGGCGCTTGGCGAAACCACACCGGGCCCTCTGATTATGGTGCTGGCGTTCGTAGGGTTTATGGGCGGCTACACCCATTTTGGCGGTTCGCTGGGCATGGGCGCGCTGGCGCTGTTCACCACTTCCTACTACACGTTTCTACCTTCTTTCATCTTTATTCTTATGGGCGCCCCCCTTATTGAACGCACGCAGCACAACACTCAACTGAAGGCTGTACTGGGCGTTATCACCGCCGCGGTGGTGGGGGTCGTGTTGAACCTAGCTGTTTACCTGGGCCAGGCAGTGTTGTTTCCTGCAGGCCGCCTTGGTGTAGCCTTTCTACATTGGCCTAGTCTGGTGTGGCTGCTCGTGTCGTTGGGGGCGCTGTATCGGTTCAAGGTGAACATGATACTTTGGATTGGAATCAGCGCTGCCGTGGGACTGTTGTACTACGGTTTGTCTGCCTTCAGCTTATAA
- a CDS encoding response regulator: protein MEKLSCILLVDDDKTTNFLNNLLLADLSVAHQVLVAENGQQALCILREQGNTNNCPALILLDINMPVMNGFEFLEAYQELDFVNKQTVVIMMLTTSLNPRDVMRLQEMPLQGFLSKPLTREKVQQLLKEHFPQKLAV, encoded by the coding sequence ATGGAGAAGCTTTCCTGCATCCTGTTAGTTGACGACGACAAAACCACCAATTTCCTTAACAACCTATTACTAGCCGACTTATCGGTGGCTCATCAGGTGCTGGTGGCTGAAAATGGGCAGCAGGCGCTGTGCATCCTCCGAGAACAAGGCAACACCAACAACTGCCCGGCTCTAATCCTGCTTGATATCAATATGCCCGTCATGAACGGATTCGAGTTTTTAGAGGCCTACCAAGAACTGGATTTCGTCAACAAACAGACGGTAGTGATTATGATGCTCACTACTTCTCTCAACCCGCGAGACGTAATGCGGTTGCAGGAAATGCCCTTGCAGGGGTTTCTAAGCAAGCCCCTGACTCGGGAAAAGGTGCAGCAACTATTAAAAGAGCACTTTCCGCAAAAACTGGCTGTGTAA
- a CDS encoding FAD-binding protein → MNLPNGIEAHPMAEWTNRHENFTQRLTSSACFKLRIPNLPTSQEQYRQTTANFQWLIRYGIDHNVRLRALGKGWSFSEVAVTDGGLVDTMALRQSFALKPAMVAPAYQTAGRTADNLFFTECGMSIVGLEQQLEPRNKSIRASGASNGQSIAGALSTGTHGGAFRFGAVPETVVGLHLVTGANKHVWLERASYPVASAKFTDWLGVTEVCRDDELFNAALVSFGSFGFIHGVLLEVEPLFLLEDFSAYRVPYGPAVQRLMTHLDLTGLHPWLPLPLTDSTRQPYHLTIIINPHQFDVTGANPGHGVFVQLLFKAPYRPNYPRRPSPAPGFTYGDSTLGLIETVLDHLGNLSAALVPALVNRLYPLAFENTNGTAGTMSETFDNTNIRGKAASAAIGIANHEVPRVLAEIQALNKHTPFPGVLGLRFVKGTRATLGFTRFPVTAVLEFDGVEGKTTRKFLERIWARLEELGIAFTLHWGKINFNLTPALVRRMYGNAAVNQWLGCRQRLLDAPTRRVFTNPFMERCGLDQDPAPRPNPVV, encoded by the coding sequence ATGAACTTGCCCAACGGAATAGAAGCGCACCCGATGGCGGAGTGGACCAACCGCCACGAAAACTTCACGCAACGCCTGACGTCCAGCGCCTGCTTCAAGCTGCGTATCCCCAATCTGCCCACCAGCCAGGAGCAGTACCGCCAAACCACGGCCAATTTCCAGTGGCTGATACGCTACGGCATCGACCACAACGTGCGGCTGCGGGCGTTAGGCAAAGGCTGGTCGTTTTCGGAAGTGGCAGTTACGGATGGCGGGCTAGTGGACACGATGGCCCTGCGGCAGTCATTCGCCCTAAAGCCGGCCATGGTGGCGCCGGCCTACCAAACCGCCGGGCGCACCGCCGACAACTTATTCTTCACGGAGTGCGGCATGAGCATTGTGGGCCTGGAGCAGCAACTGGAACCCCGCAACAAGTCGATTCGTGCCTCCGGGGCCAGCAACGGACAGAGCATAGCCGGCGCTTTATCAACGGGTACGCACGGCGGGGCCTTCCGCTTCGGGGCCGTTCCAGAAACGGTCGTAGGCTTGCACCTCGTAACGGGAGCCAACAAGCACGTGTGGCTGGAACGGGCATCGTACCCGGTGGCGTCGGCGAAGTTCACGGACTGGCTCGGCGTTACGGAAGTGTGCCGCGACGATGAACTGTTCAATGCTGCGCTGGTGAGTTTCGGGAGCTTCGGTTTCATTCATGGTGTGCTGTTGGAAGTGGAACCGCTGTTTTTACTGGAAGATTTCAGTGCCTACCGCGTGCCCTATGGCCCGGCCGTGCAGCGCCTCATGACGCACCTGGACCTGACAGGCCTGCATCCCTGGCTGCCCTTGCCACTCACTGACTCCACCCGGCAGCCGTATCACCTCACCATCATTATCAACCCCCACCAGTTCGATGTCACGGGCGCCAATCCGGGACACGGCGTGTTTGTGCAGCTGCTTTTTAAAGCGCCCTACCGCCCCAACTACCCCCGCCGGCCGTCTCCCGCTCCGGGCTTCACCTACGGCGACAGCACGCTGGGCTTGATTGAAACTGTGCTCGACCATTTAGGCAATCTAAGCGCAGCCTTGGTGCCGGCACTGGTAAACCGACTCTATCCGTTGGCTTTCGAGAATACCAATGGCACGGCGGGCACGATGAGCGAAACCTTCGATAACACCAATATCCGAGGCAAAGCCGCCAGCGCCGCCATTGGCATCGCCAACCACGAGGTTCCCCGCGTGCTAGCCGAAATTCAGGCGCTCAACAAACACACGCCGTTTCCTGGGGTGCTGGGGTTGCGGTTTGTGAAAGGCACTCGTGCCACGCTTGGCTTCACGCGCTTCCCCGTAACGGCGGTGCTAGAATTTGACGGGGTAGAAGGCAAAACAACCCGCAAGTTCCTGGAACGGATATGGGCTCGTCTGGAAGAACTGGGTATTGCTTTTACGCTGCATTGGGGCAAAATCAACTTCAATCTGACCCCGGCTTTAGTACGCCGGATGTACGGAAATGCAGCCGTAAACCAGTGGCTTGGCTGCCGTCAGCGGCTGCTTGATGCGCCCACGCGCCGGGTGTTCACCAATCCCTTTATGGAGCGTTGCGGCCTCGACCAAGACCCCGCGCCGCGCCCGAACCCCGTAGTATAA
- a CDS encoding MmcQ/YjbR family DNA-binding protein, with product MNIEDFRDYCLLKAGVTEETPFGPDTLVFKVGGKVFALTDINTFGSINLKCDPERAVELREQHEYVLPGFHMNKKHWNTVLIGTGVPNGQLWELIDHSYDLVRASLPKKLREELAQHES from the coding sequence ATGAACATTGAAGATTTCCGCGACTATTGCCTACTAAAAGCCGGCGTGACCGAAGAAACTCCCTTCGGCCCCGATACGCTGGTGTTTAAAGTCGGGGGCAAAGTGTTTGCCCTTACCGACATCAATACGTTTGGGAGTATCAACCTGAAGTGTGACCCAGAGCGCGCTGTGGAACTGCGGGAGCAGCATGAGTATGTGTTGCCTGGCTTCCATATGAACAAGAAGCATTGGAACACAGTACTCATTGGGACCGGTGTTCCGAACGGTCAGCTTTGGGAACTTATCGACCACTCATACGACTTGGTGCGCGCTTCCTTGCCGAAAAAGCTGCGCGAGGAACTGGCACAGCACGAGAGCTAA
- a CDS encoding NDR1/HIN1-like protein: MLRFLPSTNRRSPLAALGLLFVLAFSSCGISEQVQQAKAFKGAQIRLASVDQATVAGIDVTQIRQPSDVSTVDKARLVAAYAAGNIPLRMRVNLEIRNPNDEVAALNELDYVALIDGKQVATGRSTERIEVAAGGTTIAPLTLESNLREAVGEESGEALANLIFGLADRDRQPVRLTMRVRPTFITSSGRRITPAGYIDLDKEFTTTEVLNAIDRRDSLKKRP, from the coding sequence ATGCTCCGTTTTCTTCCTTCAACCAATCGTCGTTCTCCACTGGCTGCATTGGGACTATTGTTTGTCTTGGCCTTTAGCAGCTGTGGCATTTCCGAGCAAGTACAGCAAGCCAAAGCGTTCAAAGGCGCGCAGATACGCCTAGCGTCCGTGGATCAAGCCACCGTGGCCGGCATCGACGTCACCCAAATCCGGCAGCCCAGCGACGTGAGCACCGTGGACAAGGCCCGGCTGGTGGCCGCTTACGCTGCTGGCAATATCCCTTTGCGCATGCGCGTAAACCTGGAAATCCGCAACCCCAACGACGAGGTAGCCGCCCTCAACGAGCTGGATTATGTTGCTCTCATCGATGGCAAGCAGGTAGCTACCGGCCGCTCCACTGAGCGCATAGAGGTAGCTGCTGGCGGCACCACCATTGCCCCGCTCACGCTGGAAAGCAACCTGCGCGAAGCCGTAGGGGAAGAGTCGGGCGAGGCGCTGGCAAACCTGATATTTGGTTTAGCTGATCGTGACCGTCAGCCCGTGCGCCTAACTATGCGCGTTCGGCCCACGTTTATTACCAGCAGTGGCCGCCGCATTACGCCAGCGGGCTACATCGACCTAGATAAAGAGTTTACCACCACCGAGGTGCTCAATGCCATAGACCGGCGCGACTCGCTCAAGAAACGCCCCTAA
- a CDS encoding DUF6728 family protein — protein sequence MKGLFNLGPVFGYFFRKNDPNRTTNFNLRTMHFINKLSMAMFLVGFLVLLYRWFLR from the coding sequence ATGAAAGGCCTGTTTAACCTTGGTCCCGTTTTCGGTTATTTCTTCCGTAAGAACGACCCAAACCGCACCACCAATTTCAACCTGCGGACTATGCACTTCATCAATAAGCTCTCCATGGCGATGTTCCTGGTTGGCTTCCTGGTGCTTCTCTACCGTTGGTTTCTTCGTTAG